Proteins encoded together in one Peribacillus asahii window:
- a CDS encoding DUF294 nucleotidyltransferase-like domain-containing protein, translating into MNVHEQKELMEKVHNQPLFKGVSNETFLQLMDDCELQYYRKSEKIPYSKHPHEGLLLILKGSAEVLVEAENGRWEVLEVLQEGELFGFSTLAYFLGEPDEPVGQHEVEVEAVNHSYCLQIPYSVIRRRWEDEFVRDYMLRQVALRLREIYSSLAEQVKLAGEWGESEPFVRRAQDLMQAPAFTVDEDETVQNIARKMVNHSIGTMLVVDKKEHLLGIVTEKDIVERVVAGTFTIPPKAKDIMTNKVHTVSRHDYYYEVLSMFYTTGVKNLPVVEGEKVVGIVTLSNLIAKRNRGAMGVIKKIEDSSFENLPQVKHAIYDVLSSLIHDEISTIQTLGIITKLYDRLAYHCVNLAVKSLEQKGKGTPPVPFCLYQMGSGARGEQFMLTDQDHFLVYADSEKNNKGEIKQYFSLLGQEIVHHLEQAGYALCKGKMMSSEQVWRGSLLEWKRRLHLWALKLKDEHILLGHNFLSFRFLYGNHSLNGQFVDLVQGQLEKSRTFIYYMAQQEREKLVPQFDQPFGILFKGKRQVIDIKKHALFPLHHCLQILGVHNGLIEGTTIELLNELVKKGELSEGFADDLHHAYEVALRTRIQMSWRKHLRNEEITTEIKLSSIRTWEKDELITMLKTVRSLQFYLLSKL; encoded by the coding sequence ATGAACGTTCATGAACAAAAAGAGCTGATGGAGAAAGTTCACAATCAGCCTTTATTTAAAGGTGTATCGAATGAAACGTTTTTACAGCTTATGGACGATTGTGAGCTGCAGTATTATCGGAAATCTGAAAAAATCCCTTACTCTAAACATCCGCATGAAGGTTTACTTCTCATCTTGAAAGGTTCTGCTGAAGTATTGGTTGAAGCGGAAAATGGGAGATGGGAAGTTCTCGAAGTGCTTCAGGAAGGGGAACTCTTTGGCTTTTCCACCCTCGCTTATTTCTTAGGTGAGCCTGATGAGCCCGTTGGTCAACATGAAGTTGAAGTAGAAGCGGTAAACCATTCATACTGTCTGCAAATTCCTTATTCGGTCATTAGGCGAAGATGGGAAGATGAGTTTGTACGTGATTATATGCTAAGACAAGTAGCTCTCCGACTGCGAGAAATTTATTCATCACTTGCGGAACAGGTAAAGTTGGCAGGGGAATGGGGAGAAAGTGAGCCGTTTGTTCGCCGAGCACAAGACTTGATGCAAGCACCTGCTTTTACAGTAGATGAAGATGAAACAGTGCAAAATATCGCACGGAAAATGGTGAATCACTCCATTGGTACGATGCTTGTTGTGGATAAAAAGGAGCATTTACTCGGGATTGTTACGGAAAAAGATATTGTTGAGCGAGTTGTAGCGGGAACCTTTACAATCCCTCCAAAAGCAAAAGATATTATGACAAACAAGGTACATACGGTTTCCCGTCATGATTACTATTACGAAGTACTATCAATGTTTTATACAACTGGAGTGAAGAATTTACCCGTTGTTGAAGGGGAGAAAGTAGTAGGGATTGTGACGCTTTCTAATTTGATTGCGAAAAGAAATAGAGGTGCAATGGGAGTCATCAAGAAGATTGAAGACTCTTCATTTGAAAATTTACCACAGGTGAAACATGCAATCTATGACGTGTTATCCAGTTTAATTCATGATGAAATCTCAACGATTCAAACTTTGGGAATTATTACTAAATTATATGACCGACTTGCCTATCATTGTGTTAATCTAGCCGTTAAATCGTTGGAACAGAAAGGAAAAGGCACACCGCCTGTTCCGTTTTGTTTATATCAAATGGGCAGTGGTGCACGTGGAGAACAGTTTATGTTAACGGATCAAGATCATTTCCTCGTTTATGCTGATAGTGAGAAAAATAACAAAGGGGAGATAAAACAATATTTCTCATTGCTCGGTCAAGAGATTGTTCATCATCTTGAACAGGCAGGGTATGCATTATGTAAAGGAAAGATGATGTCAAGCGAGCAAGTTTGGCGCGGTTCGCTTTTGGAATGGAAGCGGCGTCTTCATCTTTGGGCACTAAAGTTAAAGGATGAGCATATTTTATTGGGCCATAATTTTTTGTCGTTTCGGTTTTTATACGGAAATCATTCATTGAATGGACAATTTGTGGATCTCGTTCAAGGTCAATTGGAAAAGTCGCGCACGTTCATCTATTACATGGCACAGCAGGAGCGGGAAAAGCTAGTACCACAGTTTGACCAGCCTTTTGGCATTCTCTTCAAAGGGAAAAGGCAAGTTATTGACATAAAAAAGCATGCATTATTTCCCCTTCATCACTGTCTGCAAATTTTAGGGGTACATAATGGCTTGATTGAAGGGACTACAATCGAACTGTTGAATGAATTGGTGAAAAAAGGAGAACTATCGGAAGGGTTTGCAGATGATTTACACCATGCATACGAAGTAGCGCTCCGAACACGCATTCAAATGTCGTGGAGAAAACATCTTCGTAATGAAGAAATTACAACGGAAATTAAACTGTCTTCCATTCGCACTTGGGAAAAAGATGAATTAATTACGATGTTAAAAACAGTCAGGTCACTGCAGTTTTATCTCCTCTCGAAATTGTGA
- a CDS encoding solute symporter family protein: MNAITLIIFFGVIGITLYVTYLAAKRTSTASEFYTAGGSLTGWQNGLAIAGDYLSAASFLGIAGAISLNGFDGFYYSVGWLVAYLVVLFLIAEPLRNLGKYTMADMIGARFSATKVRGAAALNTITIVIFYMIAQLVGAGALIKLLFGLEYWMAVILVGIMMSIYVLFGGMGATSWVQIIKAGLLMAGTVVISFLVLLKFDFSMVAMFEKVSTATAHGESFLLSGTVYKNPLELISVLIALLLGTAGLPHILMRFFTVKDAKTARSSVIYAVWIIGIFYVLTIFLGFGAAAFVGTDAIVAENAAGNMAAPMLAGILGGNALESFVAAVAFATILAVVAGLVLSGASALAHDLYGQIIKKGKVTEKQQVAAARWAALGVAVFSILLALGSEKLNVAFLVSIAFCIAASANVPTLLFTIYWKRFNTTGAVASMLTGLIVAVVLVILGPNVINPVEGKAFFVGEPLFPWTNPAIISVPAGFLAAIIGSLLSSKSEGEKSYAEVKFQAETGYRGLEDTGTDGGYNPHAH; this comes from the coding sequence TTGAATGCGATCACATTAATCATCTTTTTTGGAGTAATAGGGATCACGCTTTATGTTACATATTTGGCAGCAAAGCGTACGTCTACAGCAAGTGAATTTTATACAGCTGGCGGCTCGTTGACCGGTTGGCAAAATGGACTTGCGATTGCGGGGGATTACTTATCTGCTGCTTCTTTCCTAGGAATTGCCGGGGCCATTTCATTAAATGGTTTTGACGGTTTTTATTATAGTGTAGGGTGGCTTGTGGCATACCTAGTCGTTTTATTCTTAATCGCAGAACCACTTCGTAATCTTGGAAAATATACGATGGCTGATATGATTGGTGCCCGCTTTTCAGCGACAAAAGTTCGCGGTGCAGCAGCTTTAAATACAATTACAATCGTTATTTTCTATATGATTGCTCAGCTTGTTGGGGCAGGAGCACTTATTAAGTTACTTTTTGGACTTGAGTACTGGATGGCCGTAATTCTTGTTGGGATTATGATGTCGATTTATGTATTATTCGGAGGAATGGGAGCTACAAGTTGGGTACAAATCATCAAAGCCGGCCTTCTTATGGCAGGAACAGTCGTTATTTCTTTCCTTGTCCTTTTAAAATTTGATTTTAGCATGGTCGCCATGTTTGAGAAGGTATCGACAGCTACTGCTCATGGTGAAAGCTTCTTACTTTCAGGTACCGTTTATAAAAACCCATTAGAATTAATTTCCGTTCTGATTGCGCTTTTATTAGGTACTGCTGGTCTTCCACATATCTTAATGCGCTTCTTTACAGTAAAAGATGCGAAAACAGCTCGCTCCTCTGTTATTTACGCAGTTTGGATTATTGGTATTTTCTATGTTTTAACAATCTTCCTAGGTTTCGGTGCAGCGGCCTTCGTTGGTACTGATGCGATTGTAGCTGAAAATGCGGCTGGTAATATGGCTGCTCCGATGCTTGCCGGTATACTAGGTGGAAATGCACTAGAATCATTCGTAGCAGCAGTTGCATTTGCGACGATTCTAGCGGTTGTTGCTGGTCTTGTACTATCTGGAGCTTCAGCTCTTGCACATGATCTTTACGGACAAATTATTAAAAAAGGTAAAGTAACAGAAAAGCAGCAAGTAGCTGCTGCACGTTGGGCCGCTCTTGGTGTTGCTGTATTCTCTATCCTTCTTGCACTTGGTTCAGAAAAGTTGAATGTTGCGTTCCTTGTTTCGATTGCCTTTTGTATTGCGGCATCTGCGAACGTACCGACGCTTCTTTTTACAATCTATTGGAAACGATTTAATACGACAGGTGCAGTTGCTTCGATGTTGACTGGATTAATTGTAGCGGTTGTTCTAGTAATTCTCGGTCCTAACGTTATTAATCCTGTTGAAGGAAAAGCATTTTTCGTTGGCGAGCCACTATTCCCGTGGACAAATCCTGCAATTATTTCCGTTCCAGCTGGATTCCTTGCAGCTATTATAGGAAGCCTTTTATCATCTAAGAGCGAAGGTGAGAAGAGTTACGCTGAAGTTAAATTCCAAGCTGAAACAGGTTATAGAGGACTTGAAGACACTGGAACTGACGGTGGCTATAATCCACATGCGCATTAA
- a CDS encoding DUF485 domain-containing protein: protein MMDNNAQNSQEVQAVDFEKIIETPEFKALTSRKTKFMTPYIIVFLVAFFMLPILTGYTKVLNSNAIGLINWTWIYAFSMFVLTWVFSTIYTKKASSFDKEAEEIIEKHILK from the coding sequence ATGATGGATAACAATGCACAAAATAGCCAAGAAGTTCAGGCTGTAGATTTTGAAAAAATTATTGAAACACCGGAATTTAAAGCTTTGACTAGCCGAAAAACTAAGTTTATGACGCCTTATATTATTGTGTTCTTAGTAGCCTTTTTTATGCTGCCTATTCTAACAGGATATACAAAGGTCCTTAATTCAAATGCGATTGGGTTGATTAACTGGACTTGGATATACGCTTTTAGCATGTTCGTATTGACATGGGTTTTTTCAACAATTTATACGAAAAAAGCTTCTAGCTTTGATAAGGAAGCAGAAGAGATTATTGAAAAACACATTTTGAAGTAG